In a genomic window of Magnolia sinica isolate HGM2019 chromosome 14, MsV1, whole genome shotgun sequence:
- the LOC131225149 gene encoding protein RADIALIS-like 6, whose product MASLSLSSSSSSSSTWTQKQNKAFERGLAIFDKETPDRWENIASMVGGKTVDEVKRHYDALVEDLKCIESGQIPIPNYKHPTPKINDSSSRFNSNSSSLITDDDHRLMMYLKLQ is encoded by the exons ATGGCCTCTCTTTCTTTgagttcttcatcatcatcatcttcaacaTGGACCCAAAAGCAGAACAAAGCGTTTGAAAGGGGGTTAGCCATATTCGACAAGGAAACTCCTGACCGTTGGGAGAATATAGCTTCCATGGTTGGTGGAAAAACGGTGGATGAAGTGAAGAGGCACTATGATGCGTtggttgaagacttgaagtgcATCGAGTCGGGTCAGATCCCCATCCCTAATTACAAACACCCCACTCCTAAGATTAATGACTCTTCCTCCAGGTTCAACTCAAATTCATCCTCTCTCATCACCGACGACGATCACCG GCTCATGATGTATCTCAAGTTGCAGTGA